A genomic window from Serratia liquefaciens includes:
- the leuA gene encoding 2-isopropylmalate synthase, with the protein MLTDPSIKYRPFPPVTLPDRQWPGRTLQQAPRWCSSDLRDGNQALAEPMDNVRKRQFYQMLLACGFKEIEVAFPSASQTDFDFVRSLIDEQLIPDDVSIQVLTQSRDDLIDRTFEALRGAPRAIVHLYNATAPMFREIVFKQDKAATVALAVNGALRIRQQCEQQPETAWTFEYSPETFCFTELEFALEICEAVADVWQPGPGRPMIINLPATVEVSTPNVYADQIEWFCRRFSQRNRVTISVHPHNDRGTGVACAELAMLAGADRVEGCLFGNGERTGNVDLVTLALNLYTQGVAPGLDFSQLKQVVEVVEQCNQLPVHPRHPYAGELVFTAFSGSHQDAIKKGFAAQQQRQDGLWQVPYLPLDPADVGCSYEAVIRVNSQSGKSGAAWLLEQNHGLSLPRGLQIDFSKVVQQATDGSGKEMTTAELWRLFRISYGLVEQPRLQLLSYQTESHSIEAYSFSARVLFEGQQQRLLGVGNGLLSSAVDALRQRFGLNMAIEDYHEHTLGHQSQSRAVAYIRCTLAHGEAAYGVGIDVDSASASLQALFNVAARYLAK; encoded by the coding sequence ATGTTAACCGACCCTTCCATCAAATACCGTCCGTTCCCGCCCGTGACTTTACCGGATCGCCAGTGGCCCGGCCGCACTTTGCAGCAGGCACCGCGCTGGTGCTCCAGCGATCTGCGTGACGGCAATCAGGCGCTGGCAGAACCTATGGATAACGTCCGTAAGCGCCAGTTTTACCAGATGCTTCTGGCGTGCGGGTTCAAAGAGATCGAGGTGGCGTTTCCTTCCGCCTCGCAAACGGACTTCGATTTTGTCCGCTCGCTGATTGATGAGCAATTGATCCCGGACGACGTCAGCATTCAGGTGCTGACCCAATCGCGAGACGATTTGATCGACCGTACCTTTGAAGCGTTGCGTGGCGCACCGCGCGCTATCGTGCACCTGTATAACGCTACCGCACCGATGTTCCGGGAAATCGTCTTCAAACAGGACAAGGCGGCGACGGTAGCGCTGGCGGTTAATGGCGCGCTGCGGATTCGTCAGCAGTGCGAGCAGCAGCCGGAAACGGCCTGGACCTTCGAATATTCGCCGGAGACTTTCTGTTTTACCGAGCTGGAGTTTGCGCTGGAAATCTGCGAGGCCGTTGCCGATGTCTGGCAGCCCGGGCCGGGGCGGCCGATGATCATCAACCTGCCGGCCACGGTGGAGGTCAGTACGCCGAACGTCTATGCCGACCAGATTGAGTGGTTCTGCCGCCGTTTCAGTCAGCGCAACCGGGTGACCATCAGCGTGCATCCGCACAACGATCGTGGCACCGGAGTGGCCTGTGCCGAGCTGGCGATGCTGGCCGGTGCCGATCGGGTCGAGGGCTGTCTGTTCGGCAATGGTGAACGTACCGGTAACGTTGATCTGGTGACGCTGGCGCTCAACCTGTATACCCAGGGCGTTGCCCCGGGGCTGGATTTCAGCCAACTGAAGCAGGTGGTGGAGGTGGTCGAGCAGTGCAACCAACTGCCTGTGCATCCCCGTCATCCTTACGCCGGTGAGTTGGTGTTCACCGCCTTTTCCGGCTCTCATCAGGATGCGATCAAAAAAGGCTTTGCCGCCCAACAGCAGAGGCAGGACGGCCTGTGGCAGGTGCCTTATTTACCGCTCGATCCGGCGGACGTCGGCTGCAGCTATGAGGCGGTGATCCGGGTTAACAGCCAGTCGGGCAAAAGCGGCGCCGCCTGGCTGCTGGAGCAGAACCACGGGCTGTCGTTGCCGCGTGGGCTGCAAATTGATTTCAGCAAGGTGGTGCAGCAGGCGACCGACGGCAGCGGCAAAGAGATGACCACCGCCGAGCTGTGGCGGCTGTTTAGAATCAGCTATGGTTTGGTTGAACAACCGCGGCTGCAGTTGCTGAGCTATCAGACCGAAAGCCACAGCATCGAGGCTTACAGTTTCAGTGCCAGGGTGTTGTTCGAAGGGCAACAGCAAAGGCTGCTGGGGGTAGGGAACGGTTTGTTGTCCAGCGCGGTGGATGCGCTGCGCCAGCGCTTTGGTCTGAATATGGCGATAGAGGACTACCATGAACATACGCTGGGGCACCAGAGCCAGAGCCGTGCCGTGGCCTATATTCGCTGCACGCTGGCGCACGGTGAGGCGGCTTACGGGGTCGGCATCGATGTCGATTCCGCCAGCGCTTCCCTGCAGGCGCTGTTCAACGTGGCCGCGCGTTATTTAGCGAAATAA
- a CDS encoding ArsR/SmtB family transcription factor: protein MNIDSMRQAATQAGALLRTLGNEDRLLLLCQLSQGEMSVGELSQALEIRQPTLSQQLGVLRQEGLVSTRRDGKQIYYAVCDRKALALLNTLYQLYCPAREERP, encoded by the coding sequence ATGAATATCGACAGTATGCGGCAGGCGGCAACGCAGGCCGGGGCGTTGCTGCGGACGCTGGGCAATGAAGATCGTTTGCTGCTGCTGTGTCAACTCAGCCAGGGCGAGATGTCGGTGGGGGAGCTGTCACAGGCGCTGGAGATCCGCCAGCCGACGCTTTCGCAACAGCTTGGCGTACTGCGCCAGGAAGGACTGGTGTCAACGCGGCGCGACGGCAAACAAATCTACTATGCCGTTTGCGATCGGAAGGCGCTGGCGCTGCTTAATACTTTATATCAACTCTATTGCCCGGCACGGGAGGAGAGGCCATGA
- a CDS encoding YeeE/YedE family protein, with protein MYRSVFALLSGAIFGLGLIVAGMANPAKVLAFLDVTGHWDPSLALVMVGAIAVAAPAFFWVRRRPRTLLGETVQLPSSRRIDRRLLAGSALFGIGWGMAGICPGPAWVLAGAGSLAGWQFVAAMLAGMALYEVILFWRK; from the coding sequence ATGTACCGATCCGTGTTTGCCTTACTGAGTGGCGCCATCTTTGGTCTTGGTCTGATCGTCGCCGGAATGGCCAATCCCGCCAAGGTGCTGGCCTTTCTCGATGTCACCGGCCACTGGGATCCGTCACTGGCCCTGGTGATGGTGGGAGCGATTGCGGTGGCGGCACCGGCGTTCTTTTGGGTTCGCCGCCGACCGCGTACCTTGCTGGGTGAAACAGTACAACTTCCGTCTTCCCGCCGCATCGACCGTCGCTTATTGGCCGGCAGCGCGTTGTTTGGCATCGGGTGGGGAATGGCGGGCATCTGTCCCGGCCCAGCCTGGGTACTGGCCGGTGCGGGCTCGTTAGCCGGCTGGCAGTTCGTTGCGGCAATGCTGGCGGGAATGGCGTTGTATGAAGTTATTCTGTTTTGGAGAAAATAA
- a CDS encoding MysB family protein yields MSLYATLEEAVEAAREEFIESAEGGNDDEPPVPQQFNLQKYVMLDGDIMWQAEFFEQEGESVECLTLRSGAAAQAIFDGDYDEVEISAEWIEENTLHEWEEGDFQLDPPLDTEEGQTAADEWDER; encoded by the coding sequence ATGAGCCTGTATGCAACCCTGGAAGAAGCCGTTGAAGCGGCGCGCGAGGAGTTTATCGAGTCTGCCGAAGGCGGTAACGACGACGAACCGCCGGTGCCGCAACAATTCAATCTGCAAAAATACGTGATGCTGGATGGTGATATCATGTGGCAGGCCGAATTCTTTGAACAAGAAGGCGAATCGGTCGAGTGCCTGACGTTACGCAGCGGCGCCGCTGCTCAGGCTATTTTCGACGGGGATTATGACGAAGTCGAAATCAGCGCCGAATGGATTGAGGAAAATACGCTGCACGAGTGGGAAGAAGGAGACTTCCAGCTCGATCCGCCGTTGGATACCGAAGAGGGCCAAACAGCCGCCGACGAGTGGGATGAGCGTTGA
- a CDS encoding VOC family protein — protein sequence MPIANAVLRIARPTDRLQEIATLYCQGLGFERLGEFRDHQGFDGIMVGHPQRGYHLEFTHHRGVAVGQAPTQDHLLVFYLPDEQEWVTGCQRMLTAGFRRVAAYNPYWDAHGQTFEDPDGYRVVLQQRAWGE from the coding sequence ATGCCGATAGCTAACGCGGTGTTGCGCATTGCGCGCCCGACCGACAGATTGCAGGAGATTGCGACCCTGTACTGCCAGGGCCTGGGCTTCGAACGGTTGGGTGAATTCCGCGATCATCAGGGTTTTGACGGCATAATGGTCGGGCACCCGCAGCGGGGTTATCACCTTGAGTTTACCCATCATCGGGGAGTGGCGGTGGGGCAGGCGCCGACGCAGGATCACTTGCTGGTGTTTTATTTACCGGATGAACAGGAGTGGGTTACAGGATGCCAGCGCATGCTGACCGCCGGTTTTCGGCGCGTTGCGGCATACAACCCTTATTGGGATGCCCATGGGCAGACGTTCGAGGATCCGGACGGTTACCGGGTGGTGCTGCAACAGCGGGCGTGGGGGGAATAA
- a CDS encoding AraC family transcriptional regulator: MLLFHDAVPANRSIVPVAKDYQHGEFEPPHYHDCAQLIHSLSGVVQVNTRLGSWVVPPGRGVWLPARVEHSLQITGKVAARALLVDPLARADLPASCEVVQISPLLRELIICAMDIPADYPTGGREERIMELILDELRVLPILPLNLPEPRSDALLTLCRHIQQSLAHPWELEQAARYINVSGRTLSRRFQRETGLRFGDWVRRARLLAALNALAAGHSVLEVALDLGYDSPSAFSAMFRRLLGVAPSAYFAK; encoded by the coding sequence ATGCTGCTTTTTCATGACGCTGTGCCCGCGAACCGCTCGATTGTGCCGGTCGCCAAAGATTATCAGCACGGCGAGTTCGAGCCGCCGCATTACCACGATTGCGCACAGTTGATTCATAGCCTGAGCGGCGTAGTGCAGGTGAATACTCGTCTGGGCAGTTGGGTGGTGCCCCCCGGTCGCGGCGTCTGGCTGCCCGCTCGGGTAGAACACAGCCTACAGATCACCGGTAAAGTGGCGGCGAGAGCGCTGCTGGTGGATCCGCTGGCGCGCGCCGATCTGCCGGCAAGCTGCGAAGTGGTGCAGATATCACCGTTGCTGCGTGAATTGATTATCTGCGCGATGGACATTCCTGCGGATTACCCCACAGGAGGCCGTGAAGAGCGGATCATGGAGTTGATCCTGGATGAACTGCGCGTACTGCCTATTTTGCCGCTGAATTTGCCTGAGCCACGCAGCGATGCTTTGTTGACGCTGTGCCGACATATTCAGCAATCGCTGGCCCACCCCTGGGAGTTAGAGCAGGCGGCCCGCTACATCAACGTCAGCGGCCGCACGCTGTCACGACGTTTTCAACGAGAAACCGGGCTGCGTTTTGGCGACTGGGTGCGCCGCGCCCGTTTGCTGGCAGCATTGAATGCCCTGGCCGCCGGACATTCGGTGCTGGAAGTGGCGCTGGATTTGGGCTATGACAGCCCCAGTGCTTTCAGCGCCATGTTCCGCCGCCTGCTGGGCGTAGCGCCCAGTGCTTATTTCGCTAAATAA
- a CDS encoding GNAT family N-acetyltransferase, producing MIIRQARPEDFPAILQLQTQNTPANLSDSQKRQGFIVSRMNEAQLTSINQGLGILVAVEGEALAGFVCLMPTNAQPHPPVVDAMLDTLAGQSFKGRPLSEQRVFLYGPVCLDSAWRGKGVLKQLYAAVKARTRKEFDVGALFIDDSNPHSLAAHVQGLQMTALAPFRCGDQGYQLVVFATGD from the coding sequence ATGATTATCCGCCAGGCACGTCCCGAAGATTTCCCCGCAATTTTGCAACTGCAAACACAAAACACCCCGGCAAACTTGAGCGACAGCCAAAAGCGCCAGGGGTTTATCGTCTCACGCATGAATGAGGCGCAGCTCACAAGCATTAACCAGGGGCTGGGCATTTTGGTAGCGGTTGAAGGTGAAGCCCTGGCCGGGTTTGTCTGCCTGATGCCGACGAATGCGCAACCGCACCCGCCGGTGGTGGATGCGATGCTGGACACGCTGGCCGGTCAATCATTCAAGGGACGGCCACTGAGTGAGCAGCGGGTGTTTCTGTATGGTCCGGTGTGCCTTGACAGCGCCTGGCGTGGCAAAGGCGTACTGAAGCAGCTCTACGCCGCCGTCAAGGCGCGTACCCGCAAGGAGTTCGACGTGGGTGCACTCTTTATCGACGACAGTAACCCGCATTCGTTGGCGGCTCATGTGCAGGGATTGCAGATGACGGCGCTGGCCCCGTTCCGCTGTGGCGATCAGGGTTACCAACTGGTGGTATTTGCCACCGGGGATTAG
- a CDS encoding YeeE/YedE family protein, whose protein sequence is MTLDWLHFTPLSALVGGGIIGSAVALLLLFNGRIAGISGITGGLLTPLGKEKGWRLAFLVGLLVSPWLYRIVRPLPDMPVSGSSLWLIAAGVLVGLGTRLGGGCTSGHGVCGMARLSPRSLMATAVFMLLGFITVWAVRQWGGV, encoded by the coding sequence ATGACCCTCGACTGGCTGCATTTTACCCCGCTGTCTGCGCTGGTCGGCGGGGGGATTATCGGCAGCGCGGTGGCGCTGTTGTTGCTGTTTAATGGCCGCATCGCCGGCATCAGCGGCATTACCGGTGGCCTGCTGACGCCGCTGGGCAAAGAGAAAGGCTGGCGGCTCGCATTTCTTGTCGGGTTGCTGGTTTCGCCCTGGTTGTATCGTATCGTCAGGCCTTTACCGGACATGCCGGTTAGCGGCAGCAGTTTATGGCTGATCGCCGCCGGGGTATTGGTCGGGCTGGGGACTCGCCTGGGCGGCGGCTGTACCAGCGGCCACGGTGTTTGCGGCATGGCGAGATTGTCTCCGCGTTCACTGATGGCCACGGCGGTATTTATGCTGTTGGGGTTTATTACGGTATGGGCCGTCCGCCAGTGGGGAGGAGTTTAA
- a CDS encoding YceK/YidQ family lipoprotein, translating into MNLSSLLRLVVVVAGVTALTGCGSIISRTVPGAGHGHQYYPGVQWDLRDSPWRYITVIDVPLSMVVDTFMLPFDAQHGPYE; encoded by the coding sequence GTGAATCTCTCTTCTCTTCTTCGTCTGGTAGTGGTGGTGGCAGGAGTCACGGCGTTAACCGGCTGCGGCAGCATTATCAGTCGCACGGTGCCGGGAGCCGGGCACGGCCATCAATATTATCCGGGCGTTCAGTGGGATCTGCGCGACAGCCCCTGGCGGTATATCACGGTCATTGATGTGCCGCTGTCGATGGTGGTAGATACCTTTATGCTGCCGTTTGACGCCCAACACGGCCCCTACGAGTAA